A stretch of the Balearica regulorum gibbericeps isolate bBalReg1 chromosome 25, bBalReg1.pri, whole genome shotgun sequence genome encodes the following:
- the WNT2B gene encoding protein Wnt-2b: MLSPNRLEASPGIALAPGRAECGAFPRTAGAAPRLCLPLVLLLLALTPRADSSWWYIGALGARVICDNIPGLVNKQRQLCQRYPDIMQSVGEGAKEWIRECQHQFRHHRWNCSTLDRDHTVFGRVMLRSSREAAFVYAISSAGVVYAITRACSQGDLKACSCDPLKRGRSKDERGEFDWGGCSDNINYGIRFAKAFVDAKEKKVKDARALMNLHNNRCGRMAVKRFLKLECKCHGVSGSCTLRTCWLAMSDFRKTGDYLRKKYNGAIQVTMNQDGTGFTVANKNFRKPTKTDLVYFENSPDYCVMDKSAGSLGTAGRVCNKMSRGTDGCEVMCCGRGYDTTRVTRVTKCECKFHWCCAVRCKECEDTVDVHTCKAPKRAEWLDQT; the protein is encoded by the exons ATGCTCAGCCCAAACCGCCTGGAAGCGTCTCCTGGGATTGCCTTGGCCCCCGGGCGTGCGGAGTGCGGAGCCTTCCCTCGGACGGCGGGCGCGGCCCCGCGGCTTTGCCTGCCCCTCGTCCTCCTCCTGCTCGCCCTGACGCCCCGAGCCGACTCCTCGTGGTG GTACATCGGGGCGCTGGGCGCGAGGGTGATCTGCGATAACATCCCCGGGCTGGTGAACAAGCAGCGGCAGCTGTGCCAGAGGTACCCCGACATCATGCAGTCCGTCGGGGAGGGAGCCAAGGAGTGGATCCGGGAGTGCCAGCACCAGTTCCGGCACCACCGCTGGAACTGCAGCACCCTGGACCGGGACCACACTGTCTTCGGCCGGGTCATGCTGCGAA gcagcagggaggccGCCTTCGTCTACGCCATCTCCTCGGCTGGAGTGGTCTACGCCATCACGCGGGCGTGCAGCCAAGGGGACCTGAAGGCCTGCAGCTGCGACCCGCTCAAGAGGGGCCGCTCCAAGGACGAGCGCGGGGAGTTCGACTGGGGCGGCTGCAGTGACAACATCAACTACGGGATCCGGTTTGCCAAAGCCTTCGTGGACgccaaggagaagaaagtgaAGGACGCCCGGGCGCTGATGAACCTGCACAACAACCGCTGCGGGAGGATG GCTGTGAAGCGTTTCCTGAAGCTGGAGTGCAAATGCCATGGGGTCAGCGGCTCCTGCACACTAAGGACTTGTTGGCTGGCAATGTCAGATTTTCGGAAAACGGGGGATTACCTAAGGAAGAAATACAACGGGGCCATCCAGGTGACGATGAACCAGGATGGCACCGGCTTCACAGTGGCCAACAAGAACTTCAGGAAGCCCACAAAAACAGATCTGGTGTATTTTGAGAACTCACCTGATTACTGCGTGATGGACAAGTCAGCAG gctccCTGGGCACGGCCGGTCGCGTGTGCAACAAGATGTCGCGCGGGACGGATGGCTGCGAGGTGATGTGCTGCGGGCGGGGGTACGACACCACGCGTGTCACTCGCGTCACCAAGTGCGAGTGCAAGTTCCACTGGTGCTGCGCTGTGCGCTGCAAGGAGTGCGAGGACACTGTGGACGTGCACACGTGTAAAGCACCGAAACGGGCCGAGTGGTTGGACCAGACCTGA